Proteins found in one Sorghum bicolor cultivar BTx623 chromosome 1, Sorghum_bicolor_NCBIv3, whole genome shotgun sequence genomic segment:
- the LOC110431963 gene encoding uncharacterized protein LOC110431963: MLPFPTRERRKKKDGDEQFLRFAEMVEKTHVSVPLMDVLHIPSYSKFIKDIINKKRPLPSTEVVKLTEECSAAILNELPEKKQDPGCPTISYSIRAQQFDHALCDLGASVSVMPKSVYDRMNFTNLEPTTMTLQLADSSVRYLAGIAQDIPVKIRGYYVPVDFVVLNMELTKETPLILGRPFLSTAGAQIDVGAGEIRFNING; this comes from the coding sequence ATGCTACCCTTTCCCACAAGagaaaggaggaagaagaaggacggAGATGAACAGTTCCTCCGCTTCGCGGAAATGGTCGAAAAGACACACGTCAGTGTACCGTTGATGGATGTCTTGCATATTCCGTCCTACTCCAAGTTCATcaaggacatcatcaacaagaaGCGACCATTGCCGTCCACTGAAGttgtcaagctgacagaagaatgtagcgcAGCTATACTCAATGAGCTGCCCGAGAAGAAGCAGGATCCTGGGTGCCCCACAATCTCTTACTCAATTAGGGCCCAACAATTCGACCACGCCCTATGTGATTTGGGGGCGAGTGTGAGCGTCATGCCGAAATCAGTCTATGATAGGATGAACTTCACCAACTTGGAGCCAACCACCATGACACTCCAGTTAGCAGACTCGTCAGTCCGATACCTGGCAGGGATTGCTCAAGACATCCCTGTCAAGATCAGAGGATACTATGTTCCagtggattttgtggtgctcaACATGGAGCTCACTAAAGAAACACCACTAATCCTGGGAAGACCATTCTTGAGTACAGCTGGAGCACAGATTGACGTTGGGGCTGGAGAAATCCGCTTCAACATTAATGGCTAA